The following proteins are co-located in the Lacticaseibacillus paracasei subsp. paracasei genome:
- a CDS encoding Hsp20/alpha crystallin family protein has protein sequence MANDLMRRNDWLSDPFFNDLGRHLFDSLTPANVDRSRVLKTDIQENDQAYVVKVDVPGIEKQNISLSYDRDVLSIAVKHEEQADHADNDGNMLMSERSYGRMSRSYRLPNVNEGQISAKVNDGVLTIDLPKMTSDQKGNHQINID, from the coding sequence ATGGCTAATGATTTGATGCGTCGTAATGATTGGCTGAGCGATCCTTTCTTTAACGATTTGGGTCGTCATCTTTTTGACAGCTTGACACCAGCAAATGTTGATCGCAGTCGGGTTCTAAAGACTGATATTCAGGAAAACGATCAGGCGTATGTTGTGAAAGTTGATGTGCCTGGCATTGAGAAGCAAAATATCAGTCTGAGTTACGATCGTGATGTGCTCAGCATTGCCGTTAAACATGAGGAGCAGGCTGATCATGCTGACAACGACGGTAACATGTTAATGTCAGAACGTAGCTATGGCCGCATGAGTCGTAGTTATCGGCTGCCAAATGTCAATGAAGGTCAGATCAGCGCCAAGGTCAATGATGGTGTCCTGACGATCGATCTGCCAAAAATGACAAGCGACCAAAAGGGCAATCATCAGATCAACATTGATTGA
- a CDS encoding S1C family serine protease, which translates to MDNGSHNFQETPQNEQQPQRAPKKPKNSGWRQIAIVAVVAALIGGGVGGGTAYLAINHSQSLGVTDTSGKAGTTKISNVSVNENSASEQAFAKVKGAVVSVVNMQKAESNSDGLDTFGGLEGIFGQDSQSSSSSQSSSSSLQEASEGSGVIYQKKDGKAYIVTNNHVVSGSDKLEVILSDGTKLTASLVGTDSTSDLAVLTIDGSKVNTVASFGDSSKIATGQTVLAIGSPLGSQYATSVTKGIVSAKSRTVDVTDDSGNTTGQATVIQTDAAINSGNSGGPLINLSGQVVGINSMKLSGNTGSNATIEGMGFAIPSDEVVSIINQLVANGKVVRPALGIEVRDLSTVSATQQKSVLKLPASVTDGVVVAGFTSGSSAKSAGLKQYDVITALDGVSTSNTAALHTQLYKHKVGDTIKLTLYRAGEQQTVSVKLSQTTSDLKN; encoded by the coding sequence ATGGATAATGGAAGTCATAACTTTCAAGAGACACCACAAAACGAGCAACAGCCACAGCGGGCACCAAAAAAGCCTAAGAATAGTGGCTGGAGGCAGATTGCGATTGTTGCTGTTGTGGCAGCCTTGATAGGTGGCGGTGTTGGCGGCGGGACTGCCTATTTGGCAATCAACCACAGTCAAAGTCTCGGTGTAACCGATACGTCAGGGAAAGCCGGTACGACCAAGATTTCCAACGTTTCTGTTAATGAAAACAGTGCATCGGAACAAGCCTTTGCGAAGGTTAAAGGCGCTGTCGTTTCCGTTGTGAATATGCAAAAAGCCGAGAGCAACAGTGATGGTCTAGACACATTTGGCGGTCTCGAAGGTATTTTTGGACAAGACAGTCAAAGCAGTAGTAGTTCGCAGAGCAGTTCGTCCAGTCTTCAAGAGGCCAGTGAAGGATCGGGTGTCATTTATCAAAAGAAAGATGGCAAAGCTTATATCGTGACGAATAACCATGTTGTTAGTGGTTCAGATAAGTTGGAAGTCATTTTGAGCGATGGTACGAAACTAACGGCCAGTCTTGTTGGCACGGACTCGACGTCTGACTTGGCAGTGCTGACAATTGATGGTAGCAAGGTCAATACAGTAGCCAGCTTCGGAGATTCTAGCAAGATTGCTACCGGTCAAACTGTCTTAGCGATTGGTTCTCCGCTCGGTTCCCAATACGCGACAAGTGTGACGAAAGGGATTGTCAGCGCAAAGAGTCGGACAGTGGATGTCACTGATGACAGTGGTAACACAACAGGCCAGGCAACGGTTATTCAAACGGATGCAGCGATTAATTCTGGGAATTCCGGTGGTCCGCTGATTAATCTTTCAGGGCAAGTCGTCGGTATTAACTCTATGAAATTATCCGGCAACACTGGCAGTAATGCCACCATTGAAGGCATGGGCTTCGCAATTCCAAGTGATGAAGTCGTTTCAATCATCAATCAACTCGTTGCTAACGGGAAAGTGGTTCGACCAGCGCTTGGCATCGAAGTTCGTGACTTATCCACTGTTTCTGCAACACAGCAGAAATCGGTTCTGAAGTTGCCTGCTAGTGTGACGGATGGTGTTGTGGTTGCTGGCTTTACCAGCGGCAGCAGTGCTAAATCTGCTGGTTTGAAGCAGTATGATGTGATCACGGCCCTTGATGGGGTAAGCACCTCAAACACAGCAGCCTTGCATACACAGCTATACAAGCACAAGGTTGGCGACACGATTAAATTAACTTTGTATCGTGCCGGAGAACAGCAGACAGTCTCTGTGAAGCTGTCGCAAACGACAAGCGACCTTAAGAACTAA
- a CDS encoding iron-sulfur cluster biosynthesis family protein translates to MQISIKPAAVTYLKDHVNQDQRLFLALDDGSSKYSKLGGSCAIGNKYQLVVADEDDQDYALPLDNEAGFKLTTGDPETDYFGSGLTLDFKNASLALRDDSGILDGAVTLNKDAALPQNDAQRRDDMTKLGSKIC, encoded by the coding sequence ATGCAAATCTCAATCAAACCAGCAGCAGTCACTTACTTGAAGGATCATGTCAATCAGGATCAACGGTTATTCTTGGCACTGGATGACGGCTCAAGCAAATATTCCAAACTTGGCGGTTCTTGTGCCATTGGAAATAAATATCAGTTAGTGGTTGCCGATGAGGATGATCAAGATTATGCGCTGCCACTGGACAACGAAGCTGGTTTCAAACTGACAACGGGTGACCCAGAAACGGATTATTTCGGCAGTGGTCTGACACTTGATTTCAAAAACGCATCGTTGGCTCTGCGTGATGACAGCGGCATTCTTGATGGGGCTGTGACCTTGAATAAGGACGCTGCCTTACCACAAAATGATGCACAACGTCGGGATGACATGACAAAACTGGGCAGCAAAATTTGCTAA
- a CDS encoding heavy metal translocating P-type ATPase: MKKNWQLMMVLAVSAIALVFAFGLKQPLIAQGLITVMGSIIALIMFWGMVKTIRSGNFGVDLLAITAVVATLAVGQYWAAMIVLLMLTGGDALESYAATKASSELKQLLENAPTTAHRMVDGHVEDVEVEAVQVGETILVKPQEVVPVDGTVLAGESLVDEASLTGESKPVAKNAGSDIMSGTVNGDAALTVKVTQRAEDSQYQGIIKLVKESEARPAHFVRMADRYAVPFTLIAYVIAGLGWFFSGDPVRFAQVLVVASPCPLILAAPIAMVSGMSRNSRNGIIVKSGTTLEKLSDAKTFAFDKTGTVTRGILKVATILPQAGFSQDQLLKLAASAEGQSTHILARSLTDAVPTADRLPATDVSETTSFGVNATVDGRKVKVGKAEFAGTKATVDTTAVYVNVDGQYAGAITFSDQIRPEAKETMTKLHELNDAKLIMISGDQQSIADKVAAQVGIDQVYAEQLPQQKIEVLDNVPKDGRPVVMVGDGVNDAPSLAIADVGIAMGAHGATAASESADAVVLRDDLAKVAAATLIAKETMVIAKQAVLIGIAICTGLMLIASFGVIPTIIGAMLQEVVDTVTILYALRARNGLHRQALVDPVRATAEREQIQQIN; this comes from the coding sequence ATGAAAAAGAACTGGCAATTAATGATGGTGCTTGCTGTAAGTGCCATTGCGCTAGTCTTTGCTTTCGGTTTAAAGCAACCATTGATCGCGCAAGGGCTGATCACGGTGATGGGGTCAATCATTGCTTTAATTATGTTCTGGGGCATGGTGAAGACAATTCGTTCTGGTAACTTCGGTGTTGACTTGCTTGCCATTACGGCGGTTGTTGCCACCTTGGCGGTTGGCCAGTATTGGGCTGCGATGATCGTGTTATTGATGCTGACTGGTGGCGATGCGCTTGAAAGCTACGCAGCAACAAAAGCAAGCAGTGAATTAAAGCAATTACTCGAAAATGCACCGACAACCGCGCATCGTATGGTTGATGGACACGTTGAAGATGTTGAAGTTGAGGCCGTCCAAGTTGGCGAAACGATTTTGGTTAAGCCGCAGGAAGTCGTGCCAGTTGATGGTACGGTTTTGGCAGGTGAGAGTTTGGTGGATGAAGCCAGTTTGACGGGTGAATCTAAACCGGTTGCCAAAAACGCAGGTAGTGACATTATGTCTGGGACCGTCAATGGTGACGCTGCCCTAACTGTTAAGGTCACGCAACGGGCTGAAGATAGTCAGTATCAAGGGATTATTAAACTGGTTAAGGAATCCGAAGCGCGACCAGCACATTTTGTTCGGATGGCTGATCGTTATGCGGTACCGTTTACGTTGATTGCTTATGTGATTGCGGGTCTTGGCTGGTTCTTCTCTGGCGACCCAGTTCGTTTTGCACAGGTATTGGTTGTGGCCTCGCCTTGTCCGCTGATTCTGGCCGCGCCAATTGCGATGGTCTCCGGCATGAGTCGTAATAGCCGCAACGGGATCATTGTCAAGTCAGGGACTACGCTAGAAAAGTTAAGTGATGCTAAAACCTTTGCCTTTGATAAAACCGGCACCGTGACACGCGGTATTTTAAAAGTTGCGACGATTTTGCCACAAGCCGGTTTCTCACAGGATCAGCTTTTGAAGCTAGCCGCAAGTGCGGAAGGTCAATCGACTCATATTTTGGCGCGTTCACTGACAGATGCTGTGCCGACAGCTGATCGGCTGCCAGCGACAGATGTGTCGGAAACAACTAGCTTTGGCGTTAATGCCACGGTGGATGGCCGCAAAGTCAAGGTCGGTAAAGCCGAGTTTGCTGGGACGAAGGCTACGGTTGATACGACTGCCGTGTATGTGAATGTTGATGGCCAGTACGCAGGTGCGATCACATTTTCCGATCAGATTCGTCCAGAAGCAAAAGAAACGATGACGAAACTGCACGAATTAAATGATGCTAAGCTGATTATGATTTCTGGCGATCAGCAGTCAATCGCTGATAAAGTGGCGGCACAGGTCGGCATTGACCAAGTCTATGCGGAACAATTGCCACAACAGAAGATTGAAGTTTTGGATAACGTCCCTAAGGATGGCCGGCCAGTTGTGATGGTTGGTGATGGTGTCAATGATGCACCTTCATTGGCGATTGCTGATGTCGGCATTGCAATGGGTGCACATGGGGCAACCGCGGCAAGCGAATCGGCTGATGCCGTGGTTCTGCGCGACGATTTGGCGAAAGTTGCTGCGGCCACTTTAATTGCTAAGGAAACCATGGTCATTGCCAAGCAAGCGGTCCTCATCGGCATTGCGATTTGTACAGGTTTGATGTTAATCGCCAGCTTCGGTGTCATTCCAACAATTATTGGCGCAATGCTGCAAGAAGTTGTCGATACCGTGACGATTCTCTATGCTCTGCGAGCGCGCAATGGCTTGCATCGGCAGGCACTTGTGGATCCTGTCCGGGCAACTGCTGAACGTGAACAGATTCAGCAGATCAACTAG